The following are from one region of the Vitis riparia cultivar Riparia Gloire de Montpellier isolate 1030 chromosome 9, EGFV_Vit.rip_1.0, whole genome shotgun sequence genome:
- the LOC117922332 gene encoding thionin-like protein 2, with protein MERGSVRALVMVGLVMGMLVGQSTASFKDCYTKCFIFCIITPNNTAFSCSLECLKDCVIPSHPLDIQTADTTYFCKFGCASSLCTNLSTKKKPAGEKVESCVNSCSNKCTEYHPSPSKTQQFNPAKP; from the exons ATGGAGAGAGGAAGCGTAAGGGCTCTTGTAATGGTTGGTTTAGTTATGGGGATGCTTGTAGGACAGTCCACAGCCTCTTTCAAGGACTGCTATACCAAATGCTTCATTTTCTGTATAATCACACCCAACAATACTGCTTTCTCATGCTCTCTGGAGTGCTTGAAAGATTGTGTCATTCCATCTCATCCCTTAGATATCCAGACTGCAGATACCACTTACTTCTGCAAGTTCGGATGTGCTTCCTCCCTATGCACCAATCTCAGCACCAAAAAAAAACCAG CCGGAGAGAAAGTGGAAAGCTGTGTGAATTCTTGCTCAAACAAATGCACCGAGTACCACCCATCTCCTTCAAAGACACAGCAATTCAATCCAGCAAAGCCTTGA